In Apis mellifera strain DH4 linkage group LG3, Amel_HAv3.1, whole genome shotgun sequence, one DNA window encodes the following:
- the LOC413858 gene encoding uncharacterized protein LOC413858 isoform X2, with the protein MSEAEDNQSVVENHDFQSIIEGESKRSNSVHYLNTHENIPKETVKEYPEEAKEELYQEKKEKEIFVENERKSNEAEKKEGTQAAGSSTGTVDDNDKGVSRLEENATRKEEATNTSTTTGTTIDGRNAPVGEWNSLPHLVDRLRAALELSLGSRRDDEPPAVLEDSGIDSEEDFRMRNSMEQALGNCKEPELKKDLKFLEDLLLSDIQTALSRLRETLEKIDVAALAKHGAASDPTSKLQLLRLVSSLLSRLQVPEEKTKEKIPSVLPSTSLSRRRRGTRHTIGVSTEELAKARKWLEEEKNILPLEDITLVTKEQKEQNVPGNGVNVINMIDKKSEEIRDKCTKDAINQRQLLEDKNKEIRDNCAFREIQQVDVADSKSNRDLNMYQTQYRVNNYQEKENNENDVVEDSEEKSRVSKLASILKQRAELSASGSGKYGGANKFSAKKSKIKRANTIDIPSYLKLQAESLGHETAGCVSLRKPINVGDKTTFNSVNVIVPTFQPKTENDRKFLALINKNNEVPPVSSVPFKTIGQTMDMSSLTNENWNSRFSNIKTAFDKSTTATDEREIKPSLKFRANKMFPNSPQTQIYSNTNPNYDPRMTKTDATTGFRHAPSSPFRKIEKSGSPSNVPLSYHWPKNIPMPTSTLKEKARMMFDRETTQPSSKSSRNYPEKSSFTRSPWIEHENKSNGTVTENGKLDYRSFCKQFAPFVGKTFSNESKKLEEQQELIQRDRLPGIVDGKISFKVVPDKRVQTYQYPSMERRVSKEKLEIIKSGKEHEYDEDSFADAILRGSSSVAVQTGIDEDHQNEERSFRVAPKISKNQNLICSNVAVQTSSELNKPIISVNDMDTRKQWTPLCYEQSDSDQTSEDRQRFVLDHNQNYHTVSSDSEFNSPVVIPDVNEQSFKEIVPFLGTQSYQKSTENPVKNYQTENTNNQDYSSSLISPILSDYNQSDEILNAREECENHKKTDWPVESSNFPNDQNIQNQDISPEIGVVTRYTCAIGTVASSVDSPEPRSEEIAVDSRASSSPSPSQWSWTRSRPPTNETIASEDEIRRHNLLQQSLVRRLQNEITSLNDQPQISNFGQHLTINQKSQSPNLGQSYQQKFSNQSMNFATTHQQQNHNQPINVSQKNIPFQQSNFNKSIHTIHQEQTFNQSVNFDRSSNSQKPNRFIKYLTPVPQKKPETSRVHSPGPVIVNRVGALREAYEQTPNSQTKSIHKERSPVPNGMAPNDSSDEYLVSCATKPSRSIVLSKSESWHQLAISNRYPRTSRVNAPASLSSFPKPPKPRSPSSQKLRSKQFEASSMADSVKKMEDKIRQYFDQPSDIIETKDSIKHRRSPRFATKGMLELSRSRTMPGLSEEKLHVLIPTPQQMPLLNVNTADVDKVFDDLFEEATRTDNQ; encoded by the exons ATGTCAGAGGCGGAAG ataatCAATCCGTCGTGGAGAACCATGATTTCCAGAGTATCATAGAGGGAGAAAGCAAAAGATCCAACTCTGTACATTACTTAAACACTCATGAGAATATTCCAAAAGAAACTGTAAAAGAATATCCGGAAGAGGCTAAGGAGGAACTATAccaagagaaaaaggaaaaagaaatattcgtggAGAACGAGAGGAAATCGAACGAAGCGGAGAAGAAAGAGGGCACCCAAGCAG cGGGTTCGAGCACGGGAACCGTGGACGATAACGACAAAGGCGTCTCGAGACTCGAAGAGAACGCgacgagaaaagaagaggccACGAATACGTCGACCACGACAGGTACCACCATCGATGGACGGAACGCGCCAGTCGGTGAGTGGAATTCATTACCGCATCTGGTAGATCGTCTACGCGCGGCGCTCGAGCTTTCCCTAGGAAGTCGTCGCGACGATGAGCCGCCAGCTGTACTCGAGGACTCCGGCATCGATTCTGAAGAGGACTTCCGGATGCGTAATTCGATGGAACAAGCGTTGGGCAACTGCAAAGAGCCGGAATTAAAAAAGGATCTCAAGTTTTTGGAGGATCTGTTGTTATCGGACATACAAACTGCCTTGTCGCGCCTTCGCGAGACCTTGGAGAAGATTGATGTGGCTGCGCTGGCTAAACACGGTGCTGCTTCCGATCCTACAAGTAAATTACAATTGTTAAGACTGGTATCGAGTCTATTGTCCAGACTACAAGTGCCTGAGGAAAAAACTAAAGAGAAAATACCATCGGTATTACCATCGACATCCTTGAGCAGAAGACGAAGAGGAACCAGACATACTATAGGTGTTTCCACGGAAGAATTGGCTAAAGCTAGAAAGTGGttagaggaagaaaagaatatcttaCCTTTGGAGGATATTACGTTGGTCACTAAAGAGCAGAAGGAACAGAATGTGCCTGGAAATGGAGTTAATGTGATTAATATGATAGACAAGAAATCAGAAGAGATTCGTGACAAATGCACAAAGGACGCGATCAATCAACGTCAATTGTTAGAGGATAAGAATAAAGAGATCAGAGATAATTGTGCGTTTCGAGAAATACAACAAGTGGATGTTGCAGATAGTAAGAGTAACAgagatttaaatatgtatcagACTCAATATCgagttaataattatcaagaaaaagaaaataacgaaaatgaTGTTGTTGAGGATAGTGAAGAAAAAAGTCGTGTAAGTAAATTAGCGTCTATACTCAAACAGCGTGCTGAGTTATCGGCTTCGGGGAGTGGAAAATATGGTGGTGCTAACAAGTTCAGTGCAAAGAAGTCAAAAATCAAACGTGCAAATACTATTGATATTCCTAGTTACTTAAAGCTTCAAGCGGAAAGTCTTGGTCACGAGACTGCAGGTTGTGTTTCTTTGAGGAAACCGATTAACGTTGGAGACAAGACAACTTTCAACTCGGTTAATGTTATCGTGCCTACATTTCAACCTAAAACGGagaatgatagaaaatttttagctCTGATTAATAAGAACAACGAAGTACCACCAGTTTCCTCAGTTCCATTTAAAACTATTGGACAAACTATGGATATGTCATCGTTGACTAATGAAAATTGGAACAGTAGATTCTCCAATATCAAGACTGCCTTTGATAAATCAACAACTGCAACAGATGAAAGGGAAATTAAACCGTCTTTAAAATTTCGTGCaaataaaatgtttccaaATTCACCTCAAAcacaaatttattccaatacTAATCCAAATTATGATCCTCGAATGACGAAGACGGACGCAACTACGGGTTTCAGACACGCGCCATCTTCTCCTTTtcgtaaaatagaaaaatcagGATCTCCGTCAAATGTTCCATTGTCGTATCACTGGccgaaaaatattccaatgcCGACAAGCACGTTGAAGGAAAAGGCTAGAATGATGTTCGATCGAGAAACCACACAGCCATCTTCAAAATCCTCTAGAAACTATCCGGAAAAATCTAGTTTCACTCGATCTCCATGGATCGAACATGAGAACAAATCCAATGGCACGGTCACTGAAAACGGTAAATTGGATTATCGATCATTTTGCAAGCAATTCGCTCCATTCGTTGGCAAAACTTTTTCCAACGAATCAAAGAAACTGGAAGAACAACAAGAATTGATTCAACGGGACAGACTTCCTGGAATAGTGGACGGTAAGATTTCCTTTAAAGTAGTACCAGATAAACGTGTTCAAACCTATCAGTATCCTTCGATGGAACGTCGAGTATCTAAGGAGAAGCTTGAAATCATAAAAAGTGGAAAAGAACATGAATATGATGAAGATAGTTTTGCTGATGCCATTCTAAGAGGTAGTTCATCTGTGGCTGTTCAAACTGGAATCGACGAAGATCATCAAAATGAAGAGAGATCGTTCAGAGTAGCGCctaaaatctcaaaaaatcagaatttaatttgtagCAATGTTGCTGTGCAGACTTCCAGCGAATTGAATAAACCAATAATATCAGTAAATGATATGGATACTAGAAAACAATGGACACCTTTGTGTTATGAACAGTCTGATTCTGATCAGACATCTGAAGATCGTCAGAGATTCGTTTTGGatcataatcaaaattacCATACTGTATCCAGTGATTCTGAGTTCAATAGTCCTGTAGTGATTCCTGATGTTAATGAACAAAGTTTTAAGGAGATTGTACCTTTTCTGGGAACTCAAAGTTACCAGAAATCAACTGAAAATCCGGTGAAAAATTATCAGACTGAAAATACGAATAATCaagattattcttcttctcttatttCTCCTATTTTGTCTGATTACAATCAATcggatgaaatattaaatgcacGAGAAGAATGCGAAAATCATAAGAAAACAGATTGGCCTGTAGAAAGTTCTAATTTTCCAAATGatcaaaatattcagaatCAGGATATCAGTCCGGAAATTGGAGTGGTTACAAGATATACATGTGCTATTGGAACGGTAGCATCGTCGGTAGATAGTCCTGAACCTCGATCAGAGGAAATAGCAGTGGATTCTAGAGCATCTTCATCTCCATCACCTTCACAATGGTCATGGACTAGATCCAGACCACCAACTAACGAGACTATTGCCTCAGAAGATGAAATTCGTCGACATAACTTATTGCAACAGAGTTTAGTTCGTCGTCTACAAAATGAAATCACTTCTCTAAATGATCAGCctcaaatttctaattttgggCAACATCTGACTATTAATCAGAAAAGTCAATCTCCTAACCTAGGTCAGAGTTACCAGCAAAAGTTTTCTAATCAATCGATGAATTTTGCGACGACTCACCAACAACAAAATCATAACCAACCTATAAACGTATCTCAAAAGAATATTCCGTTTCAACaatccaattttaataaatctatacaTACCATTCATCAAGAACAGACTTTCAATCAATCtgtaaattttgatcgatctTCAAATTCTCAAAAACCAAATCGATTCATCAAATATCTAACACCTGTTCCTCAGAAGAAACCAGAGACATCTCGAGTACATTCACCAGGTCCAGTGATTGTAAATAGAGTGGGTGCTCTCAGGGAAGCCTACGAACAGACGCCGAACTCTCAAACAAAATCAATTCATAAAGAACGTTCACCTGTTCCAAATGGAATGGCTCCAAATGATTCTAGTGACGAATATTTAGTATCCTGTGCAACGAAACCTTCTAGATCCATAGTATTATCGAAATCAGAATCCTGGCATCAGTTGGCTATTTCTAATCGTTATCCTCGGACTTCTCGTGTAAATGCACCAGCATCACTATCTTCATTTCCGAAACCACCAAAACCAAGATCACCATCTTCTCAAAAATTGAGATCTAAACAATTTGAAGCGTCCTCTATGGCAGATAGTGTGAAGAAAATGGAGGATAAAATTAGACAATACTTCGATCAACCAAGtgatattattgaaacaaaGGATTCTATAAAACATAGAAGATCTCCTAGATTTGCAACTAAAGGAATGCTTGAATTATCTCGTAGTCGTACTATGCCTGGTTTgtccgaagaaaaattacatgtTTTAATACCAACACCTCAACAAATGCCATTATTGAATGTAAATACTGCAGACGTTGACAAAGTATTCGATGATTTGTTCGAAGAAGCCACGAGGACTGATAATcagtaa
- the LOC410093 gene encoding geminin isoform X1 produces MKPGTKVSAAKTVTPEQDKVRKSLHVLQPAATDKENLVGGGRRMLRSALPAKETIKNEVKEKPKIDEKPKRKKIVLKDKAVQTARGGKIKIEVEDLTSEAGPSENYWEVLAERRRIALEDALEDNRELTERVETLEEENRIYKEMLDESRALVEVLQEMIGEDRNDINNSLEDTI; encoded by the exons ATGAAACCTGGCACGAAGGTTTCTGCCGCCAAAACCGTTACTCCTGAG CAGGATAAGGTCAGAAAGTCTTTGCACGTTTTGCAGCCAGCAGCAactgataaagaaaatttagttGGTGGTGGAAGGAGAATGCTTAGATCTGCTCTTCCAGCAaaggaaacaataaaaaa tgaagtgaaagaaaaaccaaaaattgatgaaaagcCAAAACGTaagaaaatagttttaaaagataaagctGTACAAACTgcaagaggaggaaaaataaaaattgaagttgaAGATTTAACATCTGAag cTGGTCCTAGTGAAAATTATTGGGAAGTATTAGCTGAAAGACGACGGATAGCGCTTGAAGATGCTTTAGAAGATAACAGAGAATTGACTGAACGTGTTGAAacattagaagaagaaaatcgtatttataaagaaatgttaGATGAATCTAGAGCACTGGTTGAAGTTTTACAG gaaatGATTGGAGAAGatagaaatgatataaataattccctAGAAGAtaccatttaa
- the LOC552076 gene encoding transcription elongation factor SPT4, with amino-acid sequence MSMETVPKELRGLRACLVCSLVKTFDQFEFDGCDNCDEFLRMKNNKDNVFDCTSSNFDGMIAAMSPEDSWVCKWQRINRFCKGVYAISVSGRLPAGVIREMKSRGIVYRPRDTSQR; translated from the exons atgtcgATGGAAACAGTTCCGAAAGAATTACGTGGCTTAAGAGCTTGTTTAGTTTGTTCTTTAGTCaag acatttgatcaatttgaatttgatgGTTGCGATAATTGTGATGAATTTTTacgtatgaaaaataataaagataatgttTTTGATTGTACCAGTTCTAATTTTGATGg aatgattGCAGCAATGAGTCCTGAGGATAGTTGGGTATGCAAATGGCAAAGAATAA atcgaTTTTGTAAAGGTGTGTATGCAATATCTGTATCGGGTCGATTGCCAGCAGGTGTTATAAGAGAGATGAAAAGCAGAGGAATAGTGTATAGACCGCGCGATACAAGTCaacgataa
- the LOC410093 gene encoding geminin isoform X2 gives MKPGTKVSAAKTVTPEDKVRKSLHVLQPAATDKENLVGGGRRMLRSALPAKETIKNEVKEKPKIDEKPKRKKIVLKDKAVQTARGGKIKIEVEDLTSEAGPSENYWEVLAERRRIALEDALEDNRELTERVETLEEENRIYKEMLDESRALVEVLQEMIGEDRNDINNSLEDTI, from the exons ATGAAACCTGGCACGAAGGTTTCTGCCGCCAAAACCGTTACTCCTGAG GATAAGGTCAGAAAGTCTTTGCACGTTTTGCAGCCAGCAGCAactgataaagaaaatttagttGGTGGTGGAAGGAGAATGCTTAGATCTGCTCTTCCAGCAaaggaaacaataaaaaa tgaagtgaaagaaaaaccaaaaattgatgaaaagcCAAAACGTaagaaaatagttttaaaagataaagctGTACAAACTgcaagaggaggaaaaataaaaattgaagttgaAGATTTAACATCTGAag cTGGTCCTAGTGAAAATTATTGGGAAGTATTAGCTGAAAGACGACGGATAGCGCTTGAAGATGCTTTAGAAGATAACAGAGAATTGACTGAACGTGTTGAAacattagaagaagaaaatcgtatttataaagaaatgttaGATGAATCTAGAGCACTGGTTGAAGTTTTACAG gaaatGATTGGAGAAGatagaaatgatataaataattccctAGAAGAtaccatttaa
- the LOC413858 gene encoding uncharacterized protein LOC413858 isoform X1: MAPPPPPAPPTTTITTGTKSLVAERLFLAQSPVRVGPQYTDTAPLTLQGGRLKIRRIKMSEAEDNQSVVENHDFQSIIEGESKRSNSVHYLNTHENIPKETVKEYPEEAKEELYQEKKEKEIFVENERKSNEAEKKEGTQAAGSSTGTVDDNDKGVSRLEENATRKEEATNTSTTTGTTIDGRNAPVGEWNSLPHLVDRLRAALELSLGSRRDDEPPAVLEDSGIDSEEDFRMRNSMEQALGNCKEPELKKDLKFLEDLLLSDIQTALSRLRETLEKIDVAALAKHGAASDPTSKLQLLRLVSSLLSRLQVPEEKTKEKIPSVLPSTSLSRRRRGTRHTIGVSTEELAKARKWLEEEKNILPLEDITLVTKEQKEQNVPGNGVNVINMIDKKSEEIRDKCTKDAINQRQLLEDKNKEIRDNCAFREIQQVDVADSKSNRDLNMYQTQYRVNNYQEKENNENDVVEDSEEKSRVSKLASILKQRAELSASGSGKYGGANKFSAKKSKIKRANTIDIPSYLKLQAESLGHETAGCVSLRKPINVGDKTTFNSVNVIVPTFQPKTENDRKFLALINKNNEVPPVSSVPFKTIGQTMDMSSLTNENWNSRFSNIKTAFDKSTTATDEREIKPSLKFRANKMFPNSPQTQIYSNTNPNYDPRMTKTDATTGFRHAPSSPFRKIEKSGSPSNVPLSYHWPKNIPMPTSTLKEKARMMFDRETTQPSSKSSRNYPEKSSFTRSPWIEHENKSNGTVTENGKLDYRSFCKQFAPFVGKTFSNESKKLEEQQELIQRDRLPGIVDGKISFKVVPDKRVQTYQYPSMERRVSKEKLEIIKSGKEHEYDEDSFADAILRGSSSVAVQTGIDEDHQNEERSFRVAPKISKNQNLICSNVAVQTSSELNKPIISVNDMDTRKQWTPLCYEQSDSDQTSEDRQRFVLDHNQNYHTVSSDSEFNSPVVIPDVNEQSFKEIVPFLGTQSYQKSTENPVKNYQTENTNNQDYSSSLISPILSDYNQSDEILNAREECENHKKTDWPVESSNFPNDQNIQNQDISPEIGVVTRYTCAIGTVASSVDSPEPRSEEIAVDSRASSSPSPSQWSWTRSRPPTNETIASEDEIRRHNLLQQSLVRRLQNEITSLNDQPQISNFGQHLTINQKSQSPNLGQSYQQKFSNQSMNFATTHQQQNHNQPINVSQKNIPFQQSNFNKSIHTIHQEQTFNQSVNFDRSSNSQKPNRFIKYLTPVPQKKPETSRVHSPGPVIVNRVGALREAYEQTPNSQTKSIHKERSPVPNGMAPNDSSDEYLVSCATKPSRSIVLSKSESWHQLAISNRYPRTSRVNAPASLSSFPKPPKPRSPSSQKLRSKQFEASSMADSVKKMEDKIRQYFDQPSDIIETKDSIKHRRSPRFATKGMLELSRSRTMPGLSEEKLHVLIPTPQQMPLLNVNTADVDKVFDDLFEEATRTDNQ, translated from the exons GCGGCCGGTTGAAGATCCGGAGGATCAAAATGTCAGAGGCGGAAG ataatCAATCCGTCGTGGAGAACCATGATTTCCAGAGTATCATAGAGGGAGAAAGCAAAAGATCCAACTCTGTACATTACTTAAACACTCATGAGAATATTCCAAAAGAAACTGTAAAAGAATATCCGGAAGAGGCTAAGGAGGAACTATAccaagagaaaaaggaaaaagaaatattcgtggAGAACGAGAGGAAATCGAACGAAGCGGAGAAGAAAGAGGGCACCCAAGCAG cGGGTTCGAGCACGGGAACCGTGGACGATAACGACAAAGGCGTCTCGAGACTCGAAGAGAACGCgacgagaaaagaagaggccACGAATACGTCGACCACGACAGGTACCACCATCGATGGACGGAACGCGCCAGTCGGTGAGTGGAATTCATTACCGCATCTGGTAGATCGTCTACGCGCGGCGCTCGAGCTTTCCCTAGGAAGTCGTCGCGACGATGAGCCGCCAGCTGTACTCGAGGACTCCGGCATCGATTCTGAAGAGGACTTCCGGATGCGTAATTCGATGGAACAAGCGTTGGGCAACTGCAAAGAGCCGGAATTAAAAAAGGATCTCAAGTTTTTGGAGGATCTGTTGTTATCGGACATACAAACTGCCTTGTCGCGCCTTCGCGAGACCTTGGAGAAGATTGATGTGGCTGCGCTGGCTAAACACGGTGCTGCTTCCGATCCTACAAGTAAATTACAATTGTTAAGACTGGTATCGAGTCTATTGTCCAGACTACAAGTGCCTGAGGAAAAAACTAAAGAGAAAATACCATCGGTATTACCATCGACATCCTTGAGCAGAAGACGAAGAGGAACCAGACATACTATAGGTGTTTCCACGGAAGAATTGGCTAAAGCTAGAAAGTGGttagaggaagaaaagaatatcttaCCTTTGGAGGATATTACGTTGGTCACTAAAGAGCAGAAGGAACAGAATGTGCCTGGAAATGGAGTTAATGTGATTAATATGATAGACAAGAAATCAGAAGAGATTCGTGACAAATGCACAAAGGACGCGATCAATCAACGTCAATTGTTAGAGGATAAGAATAAAGAGATCAGAGATAATTGTGCGTTTCGAGAAATACAACAAGTGGATGTTGCAGATAGTAAGAGTAACAgagatttaaatatgtatcagACTCAATATCgagttaataattatcaagaaaaagaaaataacgaaaatgaTGTTGTTGAGGATAGTGAAGAAAAAAGTCGTGTAAGTAAATTAGCGTCTATACTCAAACAGCGTGCTGAGTTATCGGCTTCGGGGAGTGGAAAATATGGTGGTGCTAACAAGTTCAGTGCAAAGAAGTCAAAAATCAAACGTGCAAATACTATTGATATTCCTAGTTACTTAAAGCTTCAAGCGGAAAGTCTTGGTCACGAGACTGCAGGTTGTGTTTCTTTGAGGAAACCGATTAACGTTGGAGACAAGACAACTTTCAACTCGGTTAATGTTATCGTGCCTACATTTCAACCTAAAACGGagaatgatagaaaatttttagctCTGATTAATAAGAACAACGAAGTACCACCAGTTTCCTCAGTTCCATTTAAAACTATTGGACAAACTATGGATATGTCATCGTTGACTAATGAAAATTGGAACAGTAGATTCTCCAATATCAAGACTGCCTTTGATAAATCAACAACTGCAACAGATGAAAGGGAAATTAAACCGTCTTTAAAATTTCGTGCaaataaaatgtttccaaATTCACCTCAAAcacaaatttattccaatacTAATCCAAATTATGATCCTCGAATGACGAAGACGGACGCAACTACGGGTTTCAGACACGCGCCATCTTCTCCTTTtcgtaaaatagaaaaatcagGATCTCCGTCAAATGTTCCATTGTCGTATCACTGGccgaaaaatattccaatgcCGACAAGCACGTTGAAGGAAAAGGCTAGAATGATGTTCGATCGAGAAACCACACAGCCATCTTCAAAATCCTCTAGAAACTATCCGGAAAAATCTAGTTTCACTCGATCTCCATGGATCGAACATGAGAACAAATCCAATGGCACGGTCACTGAAAACGGTAAATTGGATTATCGATCATTTTGCAAGCAATTCGCTCCATTCGTTGGCAAAACTTTTTCCAACGAATCAAAGAAACTGGAAGAACAACAAGAATTGATTCAACGGGACAGACTTCCTGGAATAGTGGACGGTAAGATTTCCTTTAAAGTAGTACCAGATAAACGTGTTCAAACCTATCAGTATCCTTCGATGGAACGTCGAGTATCTAAGGAGAAGCTTGAAATCATAAAAAGTGGAAAAGAACATGAATATGATGAAGATAGTTTTGCTGATGCCATTCTAAGAGGTAGTTCATCTGTGGCTGTTCAAACTGGAATCGACGAAGATCATCAAAATGAAGAGAGATCGTTCAGAGTAGCGCctaaaatctcaaaaaatcagaatttaatttgtagCAATGTTGCTGTGCAGACTTCCAGCGAATTGAATAAACCAATAATATCAGTAAATGATATGGATACTAGAAAACAATGGACACCTTTGTGTTATGAACAGTCTGATTCTGATCAGACATCTGAAGATCGTCAGAGATTCGTTTTGGatcataatcaaaattacCATACTGTATCCAGTGATTCTGAGTTCAATAGTCCTGTAGTGATTCCTGATGTTAATGAACAAAGTTTTAAGGAGATTGTACCTTTTCTGGGAACTCAAAGTTACCAGAAATCAACTGAAAATCCGGTGAAAAATTATCAGACTGAAAATACGAATAATCaagattattcttcttctcttatttCTCCTATTTTGTCTGATTACAATCAATcggatgaaatattaaatgcacGAGAAGAATGCGAAAATCATAAGAAAACAGATTGGCCTGTAGAAAGTTCTAATTTTCCAAATGatcaaaatattcagaatCAGGATATCAGTCCGGAAATTGGAGTGGTTACAAGATATACATGTGCTATTGGAACGGTAGCATCGTCGGTAGATAGTCCTGAACCTCGATCAGAGGAAATAGCAGTGGATTCTAGAGCATCTTCATCTCCATCACCTTCACAATGGTCATGGACTAGATCCAGACCACCAACTAACGAGACTATTGCCTCAGAAGATGAAATTCGTCGACATAACTTATTGCAACAGAGTTTAGTTCGTCGTCTACAAAATGAAATCACTTCTCTAAATGATCAGCctcaaatttctaattttgggCAACATCTGACTATTAATCAGAAAAGTCAATCTCCTAACCTAGGTCAGAGTTACCAGCAAAAGTTTTCTAATCAATCGATGAATTTTGCGACGACTCACCAACAACAAAATCATAACCAACCTATAAACGTATCTCAAAAGAATATTCCGTTTCAACaatccaattttaataaatctatacaTACCATTCATCAAGAACAGACTTTCAATCAATCtgtaaattttgatcgatctTCAAATTCTCAAAAACCAAATCGATTCATCAAATATCTAACACCTGTTCCTCAGAAGAAACCAGAGACATCTCGAGTACATTCACCAGGTCCAGTGATTGTAAATAGAGTGGGTGCTCTCAGGGAAGCCTACGAACAGACGCCGAACTCTCAAACAAAATCAATTCATAAAGAACGTTCACCTGTTCCAAATGGAATGGCTCCAAATGATTCTAGTGACGAATATTTAGTATCCTGTGCAACGAAACCTTCTAGATCCATAGTATTATCGAAATCAGAATCCTGGCATCAGTTGGCTATTTCTAATCGTTATCCTCGGACTTCTCGTGTAAATGCACCAGCATCACTATCTTCATTTCCGAAACCACCAAAACCAAGATCACCATCTTCTCAAAAATTGAGATCTAAACAATTTGAAGCGTCCTCTATGGCAGATAGTGTGAAGAAAATGGAGGATAAAATTAGACAATACTTCGATCAACCAAGtgatattattgaaacaaaGGATTCTATAAAACATAGAAGATCTCCTAGATTTGCAACTAAAGGAATGCTTGAATTATCTCGTAGTCGTACTATGCCTGGTTTgtccgaagaaaaattacatgtTTTAATACCAACACCTCAACAAATGCCATTATTGAATGTAAATACTGCAGACGTTGACAAAGTATTCGATGATTTGTTCGAAGAAGCCACGAGGACTGATAATcagtaa
- the LOC410093 gene encoding uncharacterized protein LOC410093 isoform X3 produces the protein MKPGTKVSAAKTVTPEPAATDKENLVGGGRRMLRSALPAKETIKNEVKEKPKIDEKPKRKKIVLKDKAVQTARGGKIKIEVEDLTSEAGPSENYWEVLAERRRIALEDALEDNRELTERVETLEEENRIYKEMLDESRALVEVLQEMIGEDRNDINNSLEDTI, from the exons ATGAAACCTGGCACGAAGGTTTCTGCCGCCAAAACCGTTACTCCTGAG CCAGCAGCAactgataaagaaaatttagttGGTGGTGGAAGGAGAATGCTTAGATCTGCTCTTCCAGCAaaggaaacaataaaaaa tgaagtgaaagaaaaaccaaaaattgatgaaaagcCAAAACGTaagaaaatagttttaaaagataaagctGTACAAACTgcaagaggaggaaaaataaaaattgaagttgaAGATTTAACATCTGAag cTGGTCCTAGTGAAAATTATTGGGAAGTATTAGCTGAAAGACGACGGATAGCGCTTGAAGATGCTTTAGAAGATAACAGAGAATTGACTGAACGTGTTGAAacattagaagaagaaaatcgtatttataaagaaatgttaGATGAATCTAGAGCACTGGTTGAAGTTTTACAG gaaatGATTGGAGAAGatagaaatgatataaataattccctAGAAGAtaccatttaa